The following is a genomic window from Chryseobacterium ginsenosidimutans.
TCAACCTGAATTTTTTTCCAGGTTTTATCGAAATTCAGCTGTTGCCTCATCACAATGTCATTGATATTCTGAAGAATTTTGGAAGGAGGCTGGTAAAATGATTCAGCAATTACCTTTTCCTTAAAATCCATAGCACGTTTTAATCCGGCAACACGCACTCTGAAAAACTCATCTAAATTGTTTGAAAAAATTCCAAGAAAACGGATTCTCAGATGTAAAGGCACTTTCTCGTCCATGGCTTCCTGTAAAACTCTTTCATTGAAAGCAAGCCAGGTAATATCTCTCGGATTAAAATGTAATGACATTCGTTAGTTTATAATTTATCAAAAATAGTAATTCAGCATGTCTCAAGGGGCTTTTTCAACGTTAAGGTTTGATTAAATTTTAACATTTTGAATAATCCTGAGCATGAAAAGCTTTTATTTCTTGTTGTAAACACTAAAGTTATTAAAAACAAACGGAAAAGAGAAGTGCAGCCCATAATTTTCATGAAATCTATAGAAAAAAATAAAGTAAGAATTGAAGATAGAAAGTGACAAAATTGATGATAAATATAATTTCATTTTAAATAATGACAAAAACTACAATTATTAAATAAATGCTGTTTAACAAGGAATAAAGCAAATATTTTGTTCGTAATTAATTTTAAATATTGCGTCGGCTTTAGACTTATGGAATTAAATATGTCAATTTGTCATAAAATTTTGAATGGTATAAATATTGAGAAATACTGATTGTAAATTAAAATTGAAAAATTAGAAAAATATAAAATATTATGAGTAAAATAATTGGAATTGACTTAGGAACAACCAACTCTTGTGTTGCTGTAATGGAGGGTAAAGACCCTGTTGTTATTCCTAATGCAGAAGGTAAAAGAACGACTCCTTCTATCGTGGCGTTTACAGAAGATGGTGAAAGAAAAGTAGGAGATCCTGCAAAAAGACAGGCTGTAACGAATCCAAAGAAAACCGTATATTCTATTAAAAGATTTATCGGAACTCACTTTAAAGAAGATGCTAAAGAAATTTCAAGAGTACCTTACGAAGTTGTAGCAGGACCAAATGATACAGTAAAAGTAAAAATCGACGATAGAGAATATACTCCACAGGAAATCTCTGCAATGACGCTTCAGAAAATGAAGAAAACGGCTGAAGATTATCTTGGACAGGAAGTAACAAGAGCAGTAATCACTGTTCCTGCATACTTCAATGATGCTCAAAGACAAGCTACTAAAGAAGCTGGTGAAATTGCGGGCCTTAAAGTAGAAAGAATCATCAACGAACCTACAGCTGCAGCATTAGCTTACGGTTTGGATAAAGCTCATAAAGACCAAAAAATCGCTGTGTATGACCTTGGTGGTGGTACTTTCGATATCTCTATCCTTGATTTAGGAGACGGTGTATTTGAAGTATTGTCTACAAACGGAGATACACACTTAGGAGGTGATGATTTTGATGATGTAATCATCAACTGGATGGCAGATGAGTTCAAAGCTGAAGAAGGTGTAGAATTAAAAACTGATGCAATCGCTTTACAGAGATTGAAAGAAGCTGCTGAAAAAGCAAAAATCGAATTATCTTCTTCTCCACAAACTGAAATCAATCTTCCTTATATTACAGCTACAGCTACAGGTCCTAAACACTTAGTGAAGACTTTAACTAAAGCTAAATTCGAGCAGTTATCTGATTCTTTAGTAAGACGTTCTATGGAACCAGTTGCTAAGGCGTTGAAAGATGCAGGTTTATCAGTTTCTGATATCGATGAGGTAATCTTGGTAGGTGGTTCTACAAGAATCCCGATCATTCAGGAAGAAGTAGAAAAATTCTTCGGCAAAAAAGCTTCTAAAGGAGTTAACCCAGATGAGGTTGTAGCAATCGGTGCAGCTATCCAAGGTGGAGTTTTAACTGGAGATGTAAAAGACGTTCTTTTATTAGACGTTACACCACTTTCTTTAGGTATCGAAACAATGGGTTCTGTTTTCACTAAACTAATTGAATCAAACACAACGATCCCAACTAAAAAATCTGAAGTATTCTCTACAGCTTCTGACAACCAGCCGGCTGTAAGCATCAGAGTAGGACAGGGTGAAAGACCAATGTTCAACGATAACAAAGAAATCGGTAGATTTGACTTAACAGATATTCCACCAGCACAAAGAGGAGTTCCTCAGATTGAAGTGACTTTCGATATTGATGCGAATGGTATTCTTAGCGTTTCTGCTAAAGATAAAGGTACTGGTAAAGAGCAGACTATTAAAATTCAGGCATCTTCAGGTCTTTCTGACGAAGAAATCGAAAGAATGAAAAAAGAAGCTCAGGAAAACTCTGCAGCGGATGCTAAGAGAAAAGAAGAAGTTGAAGTTTTCAACAAAGCTGACGGATTGATCTTCCAGACTGAAAAGCAATTGAAAGAGTTTGGTGATAAATTATCTGCAGATAAAAAAGCAGCAATCGAAACAGCTCACACAGAATTAAAAGCAGCTTTTGAAGCTAAAAATGGTGATGATGTAAAAGCTAAAACTGAAGCTCTTGATGCAGCTTGGATGGCAGCTTCAGAAGAAATGTATGCAACAGGACAAGGTGCTCAAGGTGCAGATGCAGGACCTCAAAATACTGGAGGAAATGCAGGAGGTGAAGATGTACAGGATGCAGACTTCGAAGAAGTAAAATAAGCAGTTAAAAACTAAGAAAATAGGAATCCCCAAGCGTAAGTGAGGGGATTTTTTATTTTTTAATTATATGGACCTTGGAGTTTACCATCCTTCCAATGTTCATTTATTTCTTTGTAAATATCCAATCTGTCAGGAATAAAAATTACATCAATATTTTCAAATTCATCAATACAGTCGTTTAAAAAATTTGTGTCTAATTTTTCATAATAATCAATTTCCTCTTTAGAATAAAAATCTGTTATAGGTTGATTAAGTCTTTCCGATGCTAATTTATAATCTTCATAACCTCTTAAATCAGCAAGAATATGGCCTCTAATACTGAATGCCATATCTTGCTTTGCTATTATACAGCTCATTTTTACTTCATATTCCATAGGAAATTTAGAATAATATTTATACAAATCCACAATTCTTTTGTCTTTTCTATAAACTAAACTTGAAGCTGCATTATGACGAATAAAGGTATTTCCATTCAAAGCAAGATAAAATAATTCATCATTAGTAGCAACCTTTGATATTTCAGAATATAGATTGTAAAGTTCTGCATAGGCTTCTGTATCATATTGTTGGAGGATTATAGTAAAAAATTTTTTATCAATATTTTCAACTTTTTCCTTTAATTTATTTGAGATTTGAGCATTAAAAATACAAGCTTGAATTAATAATATAAGAACAAGTTTAAGTTTCATGAAATAGTTTTTTGAAATGAAATTTTATGCTAATAAAACAAAAAAATCTTTACATTAGCATAATTTTAAACCAAAAATCAAATTCAAAATGAAATTCTCTAAAATATTGATCATATTAGGATTATTCCTATTTCAATTAAATTTCGCTCAGGAAAAAGCTGATGCTGTATTAAACAAAGCTCTTACTGAAGCTAAGTCAACAAATAAAAACGTCCTTCTTGTATTTCATGCTTCATGGTGTAAATGGTGCCACATAATGGAGAAAAATATGAATCTACCAGAAACAAAACCAATTTTTAGTAAAGAATTCGTTACAGCTTATATTGACGTTCAGGAAATGGAAGAGAAGAAAAAACTCGAAAATCCCGGAGGAGAAGAATTGATGAATAAATATAAAGGAAAAGATGCAGGACTTCCGTTTTGGTTGGTTATAAATCCAAAAGGTGATGTTCTTACAGATTCATTTAATGAAAAAAATGAAAATCTTGGATGCCCTTCTACGGCCGAAGAAGTAGATACCTTTGTTGCAAAACTGAAGAAATCTTCTAAAATGAATGACAATGAACTTCAGACGATACAAAAAGTTTTTACAAAAAAGAATTAAAATAATTCCGGCGAAACCAAAGGTTTCGCCGGAATTTTATCAGAGTTAATTTTATTTACCAAAAAACAGTCTATCTTGTTTCTGCTGATCATTATAGATGAGTTGAAAATTGATAGGCATGTATTGATAAAGAAGATTCCAATGCTGGATTTTTGTATGTTTTTTAAAACTTTCGAAGGATCTTACGAAAATATTTTCTATTATGTCTTTTACATAAGAATCTCCGCCTTTATAGATCATATCCATTAGTTTGATGTGATGCGCAATGATACTGACTTTCGATTCCTGTAGAAGGTCTTTCAGGTAATTTACTGTTGCTTGTATCACGCCGGCAAAATTGTCTTGTACGGACAAGTTTATAATTTCTTTTCGAAGTGGTGCATAGAAAAATTTTAAATATTCAATAGCTATTTTTTGATTAATAGTCTGCATTTGTACATTCATCATAATTAATATTTTTCAGAATATTTCTATTGCCGCGAAAACTGTACCAAAGTTTATAAAATGGCAGCAAAAACAAATACACCGATTATCACCGCAATGTGAGTTGCTAAAATCTCAATATTGTGTCTGTTGGTGGATGTTTTGAAGGTCTTCCAGTCTGATATTTGTCGTATTTTTGTTTTCATAAACTGTTGATTTTGAATTGGTTTTATTTTGTTATTTTTTATGCTTTTGTAATGAAATAGGTGAAAAATGTAATAAACTAAGTTCCGTGACTGTAAATTTGTCTCGAATAAATCTTCTGTAAATCCTGAGAAATATGACTGAATATCACTTTTCGGTATTCTTCACTACAAAAAGCAGTACAATTGTCCAGTGAATAAATGAAAGTGGTTTCAATGGCAGTTTTTAATATGATATCACCGTTTTTGTGAATTTTATCCATTTTATTTAAGCATTTGAATAAAATATTTCTGTCTTTTTGCCGGATCATATTTTTAATTCTATTGGTAAATGACTGGATAATACTGTAAGCATTTTGAGATTTATTGTTCCTCAGTTCATTCTCAATTTCGGGAATGAAATCTTTAATTTCTTCAATAACCTGTAAATAATTCATATTTAAATTTGATTTAATTAAAATTTTTCAAAAAAGAACCAGACCAGCATAGCTAAAAAAGCCAATACCAACATTCGGTAAGATTTCAGCCATTTTGGTGTTTCCGGTCCTCTGCTTTTTAATCTTCTTAGCTTGTCTATTCTGTTTAATGTTTTTAAGTCCATTTTGTTTCGGTTTTCAAAATCATAATGCCAAATTGTATTCCTTTATGAAGGTTTTTGTTTTAATTAATTGAATATCAAAATGTTGTTTGTTTTTAATTTCACGTTTAAAGAAAAGAATCATATCAAAATGATAAGGGTTTTTATCAGAATGAATACTGCTGATTGTTGAGATAATTAATATCTTTGCAATCCATAAAAATCAAAGATGTTTTCAAAAATCGTAGTACACAGAGTAGGAAATAAAATCAACGGAGAATCTTTAACGCTTTCTCAGGAAGAATTGCAGCTGGAAGAAGGAATGGCAGAATTGCTTGAAAATTATTTTTTAGGTTCATTCAAGTCAGAGGAAACGTTCAATTTTTACAGTGATTCTTATTTGGTGAATAATCCGGTTTATAGTTCTGTGTCTGAAATTTTTGATGACAAAGCAAAATTCCTTTGGGAATCTGAAAACATCGCAAAACATCTTTTCGAAGCTGCTGAAAATCCAAGAGTTCAGGGTGGAGAATTATTTATCGTATATTTTGAAGACGAAAGGGAAGGCACGGAGAGAGTTGATAAAATAGGGATTTTTAAAACCGAAAAAAGAGAATCTTTCCTTAAAATTTCTCCTCAGGAAGAAAGTTTTGATATAGAAAAAGATCAGGGAATCGGTTTATCTAAGATCGACAAAGCCGCTTTAATTTACAATAACGATAAAGAAACAGGATATGTACTTTCTGTGGTTGACAACAACAAAAACGGAGATATGTACTATTGGTTTGAGGATTTTTTAAAGGTAAAACAGCGTGATGACGAATATTTTCACACGCAGGAAGCTTTAATGGTCTACAAAGATTATATAACGAAACAATTGCCTCAGGAATTCGAAGTTTCTAAGGCAGATCAGGCAGATTTCTTAAATAAATCAATCAATTTCTTTAAAGAAAAAGAAGAATTTAAACTGGATGAATTTGCGGTTGAAGTTTTAGGAGATGAGCATGTGATCGAAAGTTTTAATAATTTTAAAACAGATTACGAACAGGATATGCAGATCAACATCGCAGAAGAATTTCCTATCAGTGAAGCTGCAGTGAAAAAAACTCAGAGACATTTTAAAAGCATCATTAAATTAGACAAGAATTTCCATATTTATATTCACGGCGATCGTCAGAAATTGGCTCAGGGAGAAGATGAAAAAGGAAAATACTATATGCTTTATTTCGAAAAAGAGGTTTAAGCTATAAAAATTACCTTGTTAATTTATAATATCATAACTTTATAACAATATCACAAAATATTAATTATGAAGTTCATGATGACTTTTTGGGCGCTATACATGCTGTTTTTCTGTATTCCGTTTCCGATTTTAATCTATATGACGACTTCGGAAACATTCATGGAACCACGAAATTCATTAATGGTAAGCTATATTTATTTGGTAATCTCTTTGATAATTTGGCTGTATGTTATTGTTTTTCTTGTTAATAATCTTTTCGTAAAAACTCTTAAAGCTAAAACTACAATCAGTAATATTGTAAGCAACGGAATTTCGAGAGATGCAAAAATTATCGATTATAAATTGATAAAGTATAATGCCAAATCGAATATTAATTTAATCCAGATCGTACTTTCTTTCCAGAATCTCAGGAATATTTTGATTGAGCATGAGATGATATTCCATGACATAAAGCCTCAGGAAAAGAGATTTATTATAGGAAATACCGTGAAAGTTTTGCTAAATCCCAATATACCGCAAGAGCCATATTTCATATTAGCAGGACAAAAAACAAAATTCAATTCCGTAGGTATGGTATTAAGAATTTTCTTCACGATTTTTATGATTGCTTATGTGATTGGCTTGTATTACTACTTTTATACTAAAGAATCTTTTGATTTCGGTTGGCGTTTTTTAACGTTTATGCACCCTATTCTTTTCAGTGGAATCATGTTTTTATTAACTATTTTTGTCTATCAGATCATAATCGGTAAATTTTTTAAAAATAATAAAGAAGAACGTATCCTTTTTTCTGGAAGAAATGCTGATGCAGAAATCATTAATGTAAGCCAAACAGGAGTAACGGTTAATAATCAGCCTCAGATAATTTTTCAAGTGAGTTTTAAAGATTTTCGCGGTCGTGAACATATTGCAGTTTACAAAAAGATTATTGATCTCCTTCATCTAGCCTCAATACCAAAAGAAGGAAAAATTGAAATTATGTACGATGAAAATAGTCCTCAGAAAATTATAATTCCAAGAATGCCTAAAGTGTAATTTTGCAATTAGCATAAAATTGCGAAAAATTTTGTGAATTTTAAGTTAAAGATATAGTTTAAATAAATTATCTTTTTTAAGTCGGTTTTTAAGGTATTTTTGTGGTATCTATTTAACTGTAAAATGTAATATTCCTATAAAAAAAGCGTTATATTTGATTGATCAAAATATTATATGAGTTTTGTAGAATGTCATGAAGAGCCTATCCATATTCCAGGCTATATACAAAGTTTTGGCTATCTGATTGGCATTGATGCGGAGTCTCATTCCATTACTTTTTTTAGTAAGAATATTGAGGATGTTTTTACTATCGAAAATACACATCAGCTTTTCGATAAGAAAATTACAGATTTTCCCGACAGCTTCAAAAGTATTATTGAATCGGATATTTATAATTCTCTAAACCAATTTACCAGAAGAGAAAATGAGACCTATTTTGATAAAATCATCATTGGTGAAAAGAAATATCACTTCTCAGTTTTCAAAAGTAAAACAAATATTTTCCTTGAGTTTGAAGAGGTTTTAGAAAATCCCAACAAACGAATCTCCAATAAATACGATAATTTTTATATTATCGATGATGCACAGGAAATTTGGGAACAGCTTTTAAGTACACTTTCCAGTATTGTGAATTATGAACGGATGATGGTTTATAAATTCATGATGGACGGCTCCGGAAAAGTAATTGCTGAAAAAACAAGTCAAAATATGGAAAGCTATCTCGGGCTTCATTATCCCGAAACCGATATTCCGAGACAGGCAAGAGAGTTATATCTGAAAAAAAGAAAAAGAATTTTCAGTGATGTATATGCTGAAAATATTCCGCTTTTAAGTAGAAAAAAAGAAACGATTGATCTTACATACTCCGGCGCACGAGGTATGTCGCCTATTCATGGGCAATATCTTAAAAACTCTGGAGCTTCTTCAAGTTTCAGTATTTCAATTATTATTGATGATCATCTTTGGGGACTTGTAACTTGCCAGAATCCTGAACCAAAACATATTGACCTTGAAGATAGAGTTCAGGCAGGTATTTTTACAGCCTTGGCTTCCAATGCATATTCTTCTTTCAAATCTAAAAACGAATTAAAATATCGTTTGGAGCTGAATGAAAAATCCGCACATTTAAAAGCAGAATTCTTAAAACATAGCAATTTACTTGATTCTTTAATCGAGAATAAAACTGAAATAAAAAATCTTACTGAGGCAGATGGTTTGGCAATTATTTCAGATGAAAATATTGTTACAGATGGTATCACACCGAATCGTGAGACGCTCGGAAAGATTATTCAGTGGGCCTATGAAAATACGGAGGATGATATTTATTTAAGCAGAAGTTTTCTGAAAGATCACGGTGAAAAACTGGGTCTCGATGAAAGTGCAGCAGGAGTTGTCATTTATTTTGTTGAAAGAAGTAAGAATAATTTGCTGATATGGTTCAGGAAAGAATTTGACGAACACATCAATTGGGCAGGAAATCCGGAGAAAAAAATAGATGTATTCTCGCAGAACGGTGAAGAGAAACATATTATTTCGCCCAGAACTTCTTTCCATATTTTTACAGAAAATATCAAAGGAAATTCAAGACGCTGGAATTCCAGAAATGTTGCGGCCTTACAAACTGTACGTGATTTGATTCTCGAAACTTCACATAAAAATTATAACACAATCAAAAGGCTTAATGATGAGCTTAAAAAAGTAAATGAAGAGCTTGATAGTTTTTCGTACACCATTTCTCATGATTTGGGAACCCCTTTAACGGTTATGAAACTGAATGCTCAAATGCTTTTGAGAAGCCTCACAGATGGCTCTGAAAAAAGTAAAGGAAAAATTAATTCCATTATTGAAGAAATCGATAATATGGCGGAAATGATGCATGACGTTTTACAGTTAAGCCGTGCAAAACATAGCGAAATCGAGCTTGAAAACCTGCCGACAAGATATATAATCGAAAAAATATCGGAAAACTCTAAAATTACTTTTGACGGTGCAAAAAGTGAGATCATTATCAAAGAATGTCCTAATGTTCTGGCTGATAAAACGATGCTTCATCAGGTGTTTTTAAATATCATTAATAACGCTATAAAATATTCGTCTCAACAGGAAAATCCTAAGGTCGAAATTGAAGGAGCTATACATGATGATATGGTCATTTATAGAATTTCCGACAACGGAATCGGTATTCCTGACGAGAATAAACATAAGATGTTTAAAATTTTCAACAGGATGGATAATGCAAAGAAATTTAAAGGAAATGGGGTAGGTCTGTCAATTGTTTACAGAATTATGCGAAGAATAGGAGGTAATGTTGACTATGAAAGCAATAAAGATGGTACAACTTTCATATTAACGTTCAAAAAGCCTTAAATTTGAGAGACTTTAAATTCTAATTATGGTATCCGAATATCTTAAACAAAATACAGCAGAATATCACGATGCTGCTGAAAAACTTTTCAACTCAGAAAAAATTTTTAACAAGACCTTTACACTTGAAGATTACAAAAAGATAATCGGTACAAATTACCTGATGCTTCTTCACTCTGAAGACAAAATCTTCAGCAGTCTTTCGGATAAATTTTCTGAAAAACTTCGATTGAGTGACAGAAAAAAACTTCCTTTAATAGAAAAAGATCTGGTAAGTCTTGCTCTGGAAAATCAAAATGAGTCTTATGAACTTGAATTTACTAATGAAAATGAAGCTTTGGGAGCAATGTATGTAATTGAAGGTTCTACGTTGGGTGGAAACGTGATTGCAAAACAGCTTTCTAAAACGGAAGGTTTCGACAATGTGACATTCAACTTTTTCGGATGCTATCAGGAAAATGCAGGGCCAATGTGGAAAAACTTTAAAGAAGTTCTTGATACGGAGGTGACGGAAGAAAAGTATGATGAGGTATTATCAGGAGCTAAAAAATTATATACATTCTTATTAAACGTTAATTAATTTCTCCAATAAAATATAAATATCACTTTTGAAGATAATTAATTCCTGAAAGATTGCTCAATTTTTCAGGAATTGTTAAATTTGGGAGTTTTCAATTTTAAACTAAAATAATTTAAAAATAAATCAAAAATGAAAGTAACTGTAGTAGGTGCAGGCGCTGTAGGAGCAAGCTGTGCAGAATACATCGCAATGAAGAACTTCTGTTCAGAAGTAGTTTTAGTAGACATTAAAGAAGGATTTGCTGAAGGTAAAGCAATGGATTTGATGCAGACAGCATCTCTTAACGGATTCGATACAAAAATTACCGGAACAACAGGAGATTACAGCAAAACTGCAGGTTCTCATGTAGCGGTTATCACATCAGGAATTCCAAGAAAGCCTGGAATGACGAGAGAAGAATTGATCGGTATCAATGCAGGAATCGTAAAAGATGTTACTGAAAACTTAGTAAAACATTCTCCGGAAGTTATCATCATCGTAGTTTCTAACCCGATGGATACCATGGCTTACCTTGTACACAAAACTTCAGGTCTTCCTAAACACAAGATCATCGGAATGGGTGGTGCTTTGGATTCCGCAAGATTCAAATACAGATTAGCTGAGGCATTAGAAGCTCCAATTTCTGACGTAGACGGAATGGTAATCGCTGCTCACAGTGATACAGGTATGCTTCCTCTATTGAGCAAAGCTACAAGAAACGGTGTTCCTATAACTGAATTTCTTGACGAAGAGCAACAAAAATATGTAATCGAAGAAACTAAAGTAGGAGGAGCAACTCTTACAAAATTATTAGGAACTTCTGCTTGGTACGCTCCAGGTGCAGCTGTTTCTGTAATGGTTCAGGCGATTGCTTGTGACCAAAAGAAAATGATCCCTTGTTCTCTAATGCTTGAAGGTGAATACGGTCAAAATGATATCTGTTTAGGTGTTCCTGCAATTATCGGTAAAAACGGTGTGGAAAGCATTGT
Proteins encoded in this region:
- a CDS encoding thioredoxin family protein, which produces MKFSKILIILGLFLFQLNFAQEKADAVLNKALTEAKSTNKNVLLVFHASWCKWCHIMEKNMNLPETKPIFSKEFVTAYIDVQEMEEKKKLENPGGEELMNKYKGKDAGLPFWLVINPKGDVLTDSFNEKNENLGCPSTAEEVDTFVAKLKKSSKMNDNELQTIQKVFTKKN
- a CDS encoding biliverdin-producing heme oxygenase, yielding MVSEYLKQNTAEYHDAAEKLFNSEKIFNKTFTLEDYKKIIGTNYLMLLHSEDKIFSSLSDKFSEKLRLSDRKKLPLIEKDLVSLALENQNESYELEFTNENEALGAMYVIEGSTLGGNVIAKQLSKTEGFDNVTFNFFGCYQENAGPMWKNFKEVLDTEVTEEKYDEVLSGAKKLYTFLLNVN
- a CDS encoding ATP-binding protein; this translates as MSFVECHEEPIHIPGYIQSFGYLIGIDAESHSITFFSKNIEDVFTIENTHQLFDKKITDFPDSFKSIIESDIYNSLNQFTRRENETYFDKIIIGEKKYHFSVFKSKTNIFLEFEEVLENPNKRISNKYDNFYIIDDAQEIWEQLLSTLSSIVNYERMMVYKFMMDGSGKVIAEKTSQNMESYLGLHYPETDIPRQARELYLKKRKRIFSDVYAENIPLLSRKKETIDLTYSGARGMSPIHGQYLKNSGASSSFSISIIIDDHLWGLVTCQNPEPKHIDLEDRVQAGIFTALASNAYSSFKSKNELKYRLELNEKSAHLKAEFLKHSNLLDSLIENKTEIKNLTEADGLAIISDENIVTDGITPNRETLGKIIQWAYENTEDDIYLSRSFLKDHGEKLGLDESAAGVVIYFVERSKNNLLIWFRKEFDEHINWAGNPEKKIDVFSQNGEEKHIISPRTSFHIFTENIKGNSRRWNSRNVAALQTVRDLILETSHKNYNTIKRLNDELKKVNEELDSFSYTISHDLGTPLTVMKLNAQMLLRSLTDGSEKSKGKINSIIEEIDNMAEMMHDVLQLSRAKHSEIELENLPTRYIIEKISENSKITFDGAKSEIIIKECPNVLADKTMLHQVFLNIINNAIKYSSQQENPKVEIEGAIHDDMVIYRISDNGIGIPDENKHKMFKIFNRMDNAKKFKGNGVGLSIVYRIMRRIGGNVDYESNKDGTTFILTFKKP
- a CDS encoding DUF7674 family protein; its protein translation is MMNVQMQTINQKIAIEYLKFFYAPLRKEIINLSVQDNFAGVIQATVNYLKDLLQESKVSIIAHHIKLMDMIYKGGDSYVKDIIENIFVRSFESFKKHTKIQHWNLLYQYMPINFQLIYNDQQKQDRLFFGK
- a CDS encoding DUF7674 family protein, yielding MNYLQVIEEIKDFIPEIENELRNNKSQNAYSIIQSFTNRIKNMIRQKDRNILFKCLNKMDKIHKNGDIILKTAIETTFIYSLDNCTAFCSEEYRKVIFSHISQDLQKIYSRQIYSHGT
- a CDS encoding nucleoid-associated protein; translated protein: MFSKIVVHRVGNKINGESLTLSQEELQLEEGMAELLENYFLGSFKSEETFNFYSDSYLVNNPVYSSVSEIFDDKAKFLWESENIAKHLFEAAENPRVQGGELFIVYFEDEREGTERVDKIGIFKTEKRESFLKISPQEESFDIEKDQGIGLSKIDKAALIYNNDKETGYVLSVVDNNKNGDMYYWFEDFLKVKQRDDEYFHTQEALMVYKDYITKQLPQEFEVSKADQADFLNKSINFFKEKEEFKLDEFAVEVLGDEHVIESFNNFKTDYEQDMQINIAEEFPISEAAVKKTQRHFKSIIKLDKNFHIYIHGDRQKLAQGEDEKGKYYMLYFEKEV
- a CDS encoding malate dehydrogenase gives rise to the protein MKVTVVGAGAVGASCAEYIAMKNFCSEVVLVDIKEGFAEGKAMDLMQTASLNGFDTKITGTTGDYSKTAGSHVAVITSGIPRKPGMTREELIGINAGIVKDVTENLVKHSPEVIIIVVSNPMDTMAYLVHKTSGLPKHKIIGMGGALDSARFKYRLAEALEAPISDVDGMVIAAHSDTGMLPLLSKATRNGVPITEFLDEEQQKYVIEETKVGGATLTKLLGTSAWYAPGAAVSVMVQAIACDQKKMIPCSLMLEGEYGQNDICLGVPAIIGKNGVESIVNITLTAEEQLKFAEAANAVREVNGDLKF
- the dnaK gene encoding molecular chaperone DnaK, with amino-acid sequence MSKIIGIDLGTTNSCVAVMEGKDPVVIPNAEGKRTTPSIVAFTEDGERKVGDPAKRQAVTNPKKTVYSIKRFIGTHFKEDAKEISRVPYEVVAGPNDTVKVKIDDREYTPQEISAMTLQKMKKTAEDYLGQEVTRAVITVPAYFNDAQRQATKEAGEIAGLKVERIINEPTAAALAYGLDKAHKDQKIAVYDLGGGTFDISILDLGDGVFEVLSTNGDTHLGGDDFDDVIINWMADEFKAEEGVELKTDAIALQRLKEAAEKAKIELSSSPQTEINLPYITATATGPKHLVKTLTKAKFEQLSDSLVRRSMEPVAKALKDAGLSVSDIDEVILVGGSTRIPIIQEEVEKFFGKKASKGVNPDEVVAIGAAIQGGVLTGDVKDVLLLDVTPLSLGIETMGSVFTKLIESNTTIPTKKSEVFSTASDNQPAVSIRVGQGERPMFNDNKEIGRFDLTDIPPAQRGVPQIEVTFDIDANGILSVSAKDKGTGKEQTIKIQASSGLSDEEIERMKKEAQENSAADAKRKEEVEVFNKADGLIFQTEKQLKEFGDKLSADKKAAIETAHTELKAAFEAKNGDDVKAKTEALDAAWMAASEEMYATGQGAQGADAGPQNTGGNAGGEDVQDADFEEVK